The Macrobrachium nipponense isolate FS-2020 chromosome 1, ASM1510439v2, whole genome shotgun sequence genome includes a window with the following:
- the LOC135219078 gene encoding uncharacterized protein LOC135219078, protein MCMNGESECPERYKRSTSALRQEGPLTLSSWNDTHTTTTLPNGVEIFIYADDVCLVSTDRHRSHQNMQSAIIQIENKCKDLGLKINTAKTKAMAIKHSLDPDEIELMGEPIEWVDNFVYLGVNINKQLSPRKDLKILKQKVKCRHNAMRRITSLQQGAYITPSEPSIQTIRSTVEYAAPVLTSLSSTEQKCLEVIQNNALRLITGAPMWTNLCILRHETKLQSLTYRIDQKNTSILLKTLKNEREPVTKKRDQKVH, encoded by the exons atgtgcatgaacggtgagagtgagtgccctgagaggtataagcgctccacatCAGcgcttcgtcaggagggccctctcacactgtcctcctggaatgacacacaca CCACAACCACCCTACCCAATGgagttgaaatattcatttatgcagatgatgtctgcctagtcagcacagacagacacagatctcACCAGAACATGCAGAGTGCAAtaatacaaattgaaaataaatgcaaagaccTAGGTCTAAAAATCAACACTGCTAAGACAAAAGCAATGGCCATCAAACACAGTCTAGACCCAGATGAAATAGAGCTCATGGGTGAACCCATTGAATGGGTAGACAATTTTGTGTACCTAGGAGTTAACATAAACAAGCAACTCTCCCCACGCAAAGACTTGAAAATACTCAAGCAGAAAGTCAAATGCAGACACAATGCCATGAGGAGGATCACCTCTCTACAACAGGGAGCATATATCACGCCCTCAGAACCTTCTATACAAACAATAAGGTCAACGGTTGAGTATGCCGCACCTGTTCtcaccagtctctcaagcacagagcAAAAGTGCCTTGAAGTAATTCAAAACAATGCCCTGAGACTCATCACAGGTGCTCCAATGTGGACTAACTTATGCAttctgagacatgaaacaaaactacagtctctgacatacagaatagaccagaaaaacacatccatcctgctaaaaaccttaaaaaatgaaagggaaCCTGTCActaaaaagagagatcaaaaagtGCATTGA